In Candidatus Methanomethylicota archaeon, the following are encoded in one genomic region:
- a CDS encoding THUMP domain-containing protein: protein MFDCVLIHYSELGLKGLNRPIFEKKLVENLRKAIEGLEFQKIRRIRGRIVLELNERTDLTELEKSLMRVFGVAWFAFCYETDPTLENIKTLVAEKFNFKEGIKVKVSAKRADKNLPFTSIDVNRELGAY from the coding sequence GTGTTTGATTGCGTTTTAATACATTACAGTGAACTTGGACTAAAGGGTTTGAATAGACCTATCTTCGAGAAGAAGCTAGTTGAAAATTTGAGGAAAGCTATTGAAGGATTAGAATTTCAGAAAATCAGAAGAATTCGAGGGAGAATTGTTTTGGAGCTAAACGAAAGAACGGATTTAACTGAGCTTGAAAAGTCTCTAATGAGAGTTTTCGGCGTCGCATGGTTTGCCTTCTGTTATGAAACAGACCCAACTCTGGAAAACATCAAAACCTTGGTAGCGGAGAAATTCAACTTTAAAGAAGGCATTAAAGTGAAAGTTTCAGCGAAAAGGGCAGATAAAAATTTACCTTTCACCTCCATAGATGTAAACCGCGAATTAGGCGCTTAT